The stretch of DNA CAAAGCAGAGACTGGTCGCCGGCAGTCTGTTCGCCATATCCGGCGTAGACGATATAAACCAAATCTACGTTGCCATCGCCGTCGGCATCATACTGCGAGAAGTCGATCTGCGCATCGGCCAACGAACAAGCGTCGGCCACCAACTCGCGATACCGCTCGGAGGAAGACGATCCTCCGCCGTAATAGGCCACCGTATGCGGAAGCGTCACGGGACCATAGAGGTCGAATTGTGGCGTAAATGTTCCGCCACTCATGTCCGAAAAATATTTCCGCACACTGCCTATGTTTTTCTGTTCCCAGCTGCCCAGGTCTTGTTGCGCCGTCATGGCGTTGAGATACTGGTCGAAAGCTTGTCGGGCCGGAACCTTAAAAGACCGGTCGGAGAACTCGACGAGTATCACTACGGCCTTTGGAGACCCCGTATGCGGAAAGAAACGAAATCCGTTTCCTGCCGGAATGCCGCGCGTCTGTGCCTTCTCGGCCTCCATTTGCTTGGCTCGCAAGAAGGCTTCGCGGTTCTGCTGTTGGCATAGGGCTTGTTCTTCTGCTCCGCGCAACTCTGCATTGTGGGCCAATTGCTGGGTAGCCACGGCCCGTCCGTCGGCATCGATTCGTGCCACGAAATAGTTTTTGCCCGTCTGTACCAGTACTACGCCATCGAGTGTGGAAAGCCAGTTGCAGTCGGCATCTCCATTGATGCGTAGGGTGAGCTTTGTTCCATCGGTCTGCCGCACCTCGATGGGATAGGGTAACCCTTTCGATGCCCAGCCCATTACACTACAAAAGAGGAGGAGAAAGAGTAATACTGTTTTCTTCATACTTGATTTCATTGTCATTCTTTCTTTAATTTTCCCGCAAAGGTACGGCATTTTAGCGAGATGAACAAGGGTAGACAACTTCCTCTTCTCTATCTACCACGTATCCGTCCTGAATGGAATAAGCGGTAGCGCGGCCATGTTTTTGACGTTGCCCAGTTGGAAATTGCGGTAGCAATAGCGTACGGCCACGGGTTTGGAAACAGCCTTTGAGGTGAGCCGAAACTTGTTGTGGCGAACGTAGGTGGCATGGGCGGGATGGAAAATGCGGTCTGTACCCGCCATCTCAAACCCTTCATAGTTGGCCTGAGGCACAATGCCTGTGTAGGTGTCTTTAAGATGTATCACGCAGGTATCGCCCTTTATCTCCAACCTTTCGAACGTAGGATGCTTGTACATCACGCCCTCACAGCCATAATAACGGGCTAAAGCCGTGAGCGCAAGACGTTCGCCGATGGGACGTTTTTGTGTGGGATGTATCTGCCTAACTTCGTAGGGATACACCAAATCATTGGTGCTTATCATGGCGCAATTCGGAATTTCGAGGCTGGCCTTGTATTGCTGTTCGCGTATGAAGGCTGCGCTAATTCCCATTTCGCCCTCGTAACGATGGGGCGCAATCTCGACTATGAGCATCAACATACTGTCCGAAAAGTGCTTGCGCCATTGCTGTGCCAGTAGCTTTAATCGTTCGCCATAAGTGTTGGGGTTGTGGTCTACGTTGGCACAACCTTGATAATAGAGCACGCCCCGCACGCCATAGTTCAGTATCGGATGAAAGGTGCCGTTGCCCCAAAGTAGTGGGCGCAGCCATTCGCGTGGATATTTGCGGGAAAGCTGTGCCGAGTCGGTGGGCTCGTCGGTGTATTTGCGCAGGTTTTCGGCGTTTAGCCAACTCTCAACCATCGTTCCGCCCTTGTTGGCTAGCACCAATCCTACGGGTATTTGCAGGGCTTGTGCCAATCGTTGGGCGAAAAAGAAGCCCACGGCCGAACAGTCGCTCACCGTTTTGGGGCTCATATCCACCCATTCGCAGGGCGTATCTTCGAGCGGAACGCTACTCATTCGCGGTGGAATTTTAACGTAACGCACGCCCCGCATGTTGGCCGATGCCCATACAGCATCTTGATAACCCTCAACGGGACACTCGTTAAAGCCGCGAACGGGCATCTCCATGTTGCTTTGTCCGGCGCAAACCCACACCTCGCCAGCTAGCATGTTGTTGATGGTTGTTGGCTGTCCGTCGCTGAATGTGATGCTCAAAGGATGGAAACTCGCTTTGGGTGTGCGTAGCACAACACGCCATTGTCCTTGCGAATCGCTTTTCACCGTCACCCTTTTTTCTTGCCATGTGGGTGCGATGGTTACGTTGGTATTGGGCGTAGTCCATCCCCAGAAGCAGAAATCGGCCTGTTGTTGCACCACCATCCCATCCGAAAGGATGTGCGGAAGCCTGATTTTTGCCTGCAAAGGCATGGTTGCCAGGCATGCAACCATAGCCACAAGTAGGCGTAAACGTAGTGAAAAAGCCATTTTTTTCATTGTGTTATCACATTAGAGTTAGACATAGCCGACTTCCACCACGCATCGGTGGCATGCACAACGCCACCGCCGGGGTACCACGGCATAAAGAAACTCCACTTGGCATCGGCACTCCATTGCGCAGATATGTCGGCAACGGTGCCGCATTCGGTAAGGGCAATCATCTTCGTGGGGTAGCGATAGGCCAGCTCGTTAAAGCGTTGGGCGGCGGTTTGGGCAGTTACGGGTATGCCGTTTTGTCCGTACATGTCGGTGCCGATGATGTCAACATACTTGTCGCCAGGGTACCAATCGGGGTCGTTCTTTTCGGAAGTCCACACCCAGATGAGGTTGTTTACGCCGCGTTGCTTGAAGAAATTGAACATGATGTGCCACAGCTTGCGATAGTTTTCGGCCGTTCCGTTGCCCCACCAGAACCATTTTCCTGCCGCTTCGTGTAGCGGTCGCCACAGCACGGGGATGCCTGCACGCTGCAATTGTTGCAGGTAAGGCACTATCTTTTCTAGGTCGGACTTCATAAAACGATTTGCCCACGTGCCTTCGGTAACGGCATCGTTGAGGGTAAACTCGTTCTTTGCGGCGTAGAAATCGTACTTCACAGTGCCTGCCGCCTCAACGGTAACGCCCGTAACGGTGTAGTCGTGTCCGCCAATAATCAGTCCGTTGGCGCGCATTTCGGTAAGTGTGGTTTGGTCGAGCGTCATCGAATAGCTTTCGCCACTGATGTTAAAGTAGTCCCAATTCTTTCCGTTCTCGTCTACAAAGCCAGCCCATTTGCTGTTCTTAATCGAGCCTTGGGCGTTGGTTTTCACGTTGGTGATTTTCACAACGAGCTTACTTCCAACCGAGGCTTTGGCTAAAATGTCTTTCGTTGCTTGCGTTGTGAGTTGTATGTGGCCGCTCCAGTCGGACGGCATGTCCTTGTTTGGACCGCCGTAAAGCACTACAGGCACTGTGGAAGCATATGGATTGGACGTGGGAACGTTCCAATGCCAGCCTATTGTGACCATTCCGCCAGCATCGTGCCAGGTCTTTACGGGCGCAATGTTGGCATAATCAATCCATCCGCCGGGGCTGGTAGACTGCAAATGGATGTAGTCGTAGCCGTTGATGGCCGGATATTTGCCCGTCAGCGCGTGCACTTGGTTGGATATTTTGGTGTTCCAAGCCACGTCGGCCATTGCTCCCGAAAAAGTTTTCTGCCCATAATTGGCCGCCAACTTTTGGTACAACGCCTTTGTTTCGGCCGTTGCATTGGCGTTGACAAGTGTAGTGGCGATGTGTTGCGACTGCGCTTTGAGGGTGGCTTTTACCTCTGGGGCGGGCGTTTTGTTAGGACCGCATACCACGCCTTCGGGGATAACCAGCTCGTAACTCTCGCCTCGGGCGATGTTGGCCATCAGCAAAAGCTTGTTAGACGAGCCGATAACGTTGGCGCTAACCACGGGTTGGCCGTTGAGTGTGATGCGTTGGTATTGCGATGATGCAAAGAAAACGTTTTTATCGTAGGTGACGATGATGGAGTCGAGACCTGCTTTGATGTTCTCTTGCGGACTAACACCAACGAACGCAGGCGCACCAACGGCTTGTATGTTGTGTTCAACAGCATCGTTGCAGGCTGTTGCCGACAGCGACAGAGCCGCGAAAATGGCTAGATATATCTTATTTCGTTTCATTGTTATCGATTTTAATTATTTGGCAGGCACAAGCCTAACGTTGTCTATATGCAGTTCGGGCTCGCAGTCGGTTCCCTCTACGCCACCGCTCCAAAGGAAGAAGGTGAAACCCGTGAGTCGGTCTTTGGTGAGTGCCGAACCAGCCGTTTGTCCGTCGCCCGTTTTGTTAAAAGCCGAGAGGGGCATGTTTACTGTCACCCATTTGTCGCCCGTGTTATAGCTTCCATTTGCTTGCCAAGGAATCCACAAGCCGCGCGGCAGGTCTTTCTTGCCGTAGTATTGGCTGTTGGCGTTGGTGTATGTAACGTCGGCATTGCCTGTAAAGATGACTTGTAGGGCTGATGCACGCCACACCTTGTTGGCAGGTACACGGCATTCGAACTTCAAGACGAGGTCGGAAACGCTGCAAGTGTCGAGCATCGCGGCAATGGAAGGGATGCTAGAAATCTCTGGGAAGTTGTTGTTTGGTTCGGGCCAATAGTTCATGGCGAAGTTATCTTCGGCCCAAGTTGCACCAACTTTGCCCAACATCTTTACGCCGCCGAAGTAGAGATAGCTGCCGTCGATGCCGCCCGTACGTACGTTTCCGGCGCGCCAACCATGCCCTTTGGCCATTCCGCCGTGCGAACCGTCGAAGTCGAAGATGATGTTGCGCGTATCTTTATATACGAAGTCGGATTCGCCTTTGCCGTAAACCGACTGAACAATCACGCGTCCTGCGGTGGCACCTGTGGGCATTGTGAACGTGATGCTGTTCTTTGTGATGCTCTTGATGTCTGTAACGGGCACTGCACCATCGTTAAAAAGAACTTGCAAGGGCTTGTAGGGGTCTTGTATAAAATAATCGCCCGTGATGGCCACTTCCTCTCCTGCGGGTGCATACTCGCAGCTCATGGTCATCACCGAGGGTGGTGGTACAATCACATGGAAAGCATGCGTGGTGGTATCTCCATCGCCATTCACCATATATATATTATCGGTTACGGCCGAGGGGATTTCTCCGGGGATGTCTACAAGCAGCGTGTTGTCTGTGATAAAGCTCGAATTGAGCACCGCCTCCTTGTCGTTGAAGAACATGCGGCGAACACTTCGCAGGTTGCTACCCACCAAGCAGATGGTGCGTTGCATGTAACTTTGGGTGATTATCGAGTCGGCACTCTCGGGCAAGCGTATGTATTGCACCTGCGGAGAGCCGCCCGTGGGCTTGTATTCGTCGGGTTGGTCGCTACATGCGGTAAGGGCTAAGGTTGCCAAG from Prevotella sp. oral taxon 475 encodes:
- a CDS encoding sialate O-acetylesterase; translated protein: MKKMAFSLRLRLLVAMVACLATMPLQAKIRLPHILSDGMVVQQQADFCFWGWTTPNTNVTIAPTWQEKRVTVKSDSQGQWRVVLRTPKASFHPLSITFSDGQPTTINNMLAGEVWVCAGQSNMEMPVRGFNECPVEGYQDAVWASANMRGVRYVKIPPRMSSVPLEDTPCEWVDMSPKTVSDCSAVGFFFAQRLAQALQIPVGLVLANKGGTMVESWLNAENLRKYTDEPTDSAQLSRKYPREWLRPLLWGNGTFHPILNYGVRGVLYYQGCANVDHNPNTYGERLKLLAQQWRKHFSDSMLMLIVEIAPHRYEGEMGISAAFIREQQYKASLEIPNCAMISTNDLVYPYEVRQIHPTQKRPIGERLALTALARYYGCEGVMYKHPTFERLEIKGDTCVIHLKDTYTGIVPQANYEGFEMAGTDRIFHPAHATYVRHNKFRLTSKAVSKPVAVRYCYRNFQLGNVKNMAALPLIPFRTDTW
- a CDS encoding glycoside hydrolase family 26 protein: MKRNKIYLAIFAALSLSATACNDAVEHNIQAVGAPAFVGVSPQENIKAGLDSIIVTYDKNVFFASSQYQRITLNGQPVVSANVIGSSNKLLLMANIARGESYELVIPEGVVCGPNKTPAPEVKATLKAQSQHIATTLVNANATAETKALYQKLAANYGQKTFSGAMADVAWNTKISNQVHALTGKYPAINGYDYIHLQSTSPGGWIDYANIAPVKTWHDAGGMVTIGWHWNVPTSNPYASTVPVVLYGGPNKDMPSDWSGHIQLTTQATKDILAKASVGSKLVVKITNVKTNAQGSIKNSKWAGFVDENGKNWDYFNISGESYSMTLDQTTLTEMRANGLIIGGHDYTVTGVTVEAAGTVKYDFYAAKNEFTLNDAVTEGTWANRFMKSDLEKIVPYLQQLQRAGIPVLWRPLHEAAGKWFWWGNGTAENYRKLWHIMFNFFKQRGVNNLIWVWTSEKNDPDWYPGDKYVDIIGTDMYGQNGIPVTAQTAAQRFNELAYRYPTKMIALTECGTVADISAQWSADAKWSFFMPWYPGGGVVHATDAWWKSAMSNSNVITQ
- a CDS encoding glycan-binding surface protein → MKRSIITLRSLAAWLALATLALTACSDQPDEYKPTGGSPQVQYIRLPESADSIITQSYMQRTICLVGSNLRSVRRMFFNDKEAVLNSSFITDNTLLVDIPGEIPSAVTDNIYMVNGDGDTTTHAFHVIVPPPSVMTMSCEYAPAGEEVAITGDYFIQDPYKPLQVLFNDGAVPVTDIKSITKNSITFTMPTGATAGRVIVQSVYGKGESDFVYKDTRNIIFDFDGSHGGMAKGHGWRAGNVRTGGIDGSYLYFGGVKMLGKVGATWAEDNFAMNYWPEPNNNFPEISSIPSIAAMLDTCSVSDLVLKFECRVPANKVWRASALQVIFTGNADVTYTNANSQYYGKKDLPRGLWIPWQANGSYNTGDKWVTVNMPLSAFNKTGDGQTAGSALTKDRLTGFTFFLWSGGVEGTDCEPELHIDNVRLVPAK